The Miscanthus floridulus cultivar M001 chromosome 6, ASM1932011v1, whole genome shotgun sequence genomic interval TGGGGCAATATAACCTATTGTCCCTCTTGCGCCAGCAATGGAGATAGCACTCTCTTTATTCAGGCATAGCTTGGCCAATCCAAAGTCAGAGATCTTAGGACAGAAATCCTGATCTAATAGGATGTTATGTGGTTTGATGTCAAAATGCACGATCCGAGTATTGCATCCCCGGTGGAGATATTCAAGTCCTCTAGCCGTGCCAATTGCTATGTCAAATAATTTCTCCCAGCTTAGTAAATTTTCACTATTCATGTTGCTGTtgaaggcatacctttcaagtGAACCATTAGGCATGTACTCGTAAATAAGTGCCCTTTTAGATCCTTGCAAGCAAAATCCTAAAAGTGTCACAACATTGACATGAGAAGTTCTGCTAATACTAGCCACCTCGTTCATAAATTCCTCACCATCACCTTTGGTGTCCTTTAGCATCTTAACCGCTACCTGGCGGCCATCTTGGAGGTTGCCTCTGTATACAGCACCAAATCCACCTTGGCCTAGCTTCACAGCAAAGGATTTTGTCATTCTTTTAACATCTGCATAAGTGTATCTTTTCGGATATAGGTTCCCGTTCTTTTGTAGAAATGACTCAATCCTTGGTTCGTCCTTCGATTTGAGGGGGAGCCAACCATATTTACAAGCCGAGAAGAATATGAGAATTACTAGACACATGAATAACATGTCTGCAACAATACCTGCATCACAAAAGCATCACAAGCGAATTCAACTACAAAGCATTCTAAAAAATCAATTTGCAAAGAAAAATGCACCACTAGTCAGTGAAGAAACTCATCAGATTATTGCCCAAAGGGAGGATGAAATTTATCTACATTGTTGtcattttttttagaattatgGATTTTCAAACATGACATGCCAATAATTCATTATATGCTTTTCTTCTGCTCTTTTTAGACTAAATGCATGAAGATGGGTACTGGCTATAGGCTGCGTAGTGCTTACCAGCAATAATTGTTGTTTTCCCTTTTGATCCTGTATGCCAACGAACAAAAGACAATGTTAGATTTGAGCAAGATTACGTCAAACAGAAACACAAAGCACAAATATGAGGAATTGTATCTTCAAATAGGTTTATATATTTCATGATTAATTTAGTGATACTTATTACGTATCATaaataatattttatatattttttgttaAAATTGGAATTGTTTGACTCATATGAGGAAGcgagatttttattttattttttggacggagggagtacttagtGAGACAGGTGGGCCGACAAGTTTTGCTTCATGATACCTTGAAAACGTTTGTATGATCATTAAGAATAATTTCCTTCATAATTGAGGTTCCTGGCAGTCGTGAGAGTCTACTTGATTGGCGGTTGATCAGATGTTCTCAGTGCCAGGTCACTTGATTGGCGAAATGATGAAAGCTTGACTAAGTAGTGGATTCGTAATGTGCTGGTGAAGAGAGCCTAATTTTAGTCAATTCATGGTGGCCTATGCAAAACCAACGTGCTCATTGTCTTCGATTCTTCTGAAAATTTAAGAGCTTTGAGTTCTTCGTTTTTTGTTTGTGAATAGGAAACCAAATCATGAAACTCATTTTAGTTTGAAGCGAAGCCTCAATAGAAAGACACACAGGCGTGGAATACTGGAATCGCCGAGTGAAATGGTTGGCTGTGCAGACGGGGCAGAATTTGTTTTTAGACGGAAATAAATCTTTCAGTAGGTTTAAGGGCTTACTTGATGCGATGTGTTTGCAGTACGGGTTGCCCGCCTTCCCTCCGTGGCACAAGCAGCCCCGGAATACCCTGTTCTGGCTATAGGCGCATTGCCCGTTCGACTCCTCGCACAGGTGACACCCATCCTCTGTGATACGGGTCCATTCCAACTCGAACCCACGCTTGAGCACGTCTCCGTATCCGCCGCTTGTGAAGTTGCTCTGGTTATTACTTGCTGCCATCAGAACATCGCTTCTCACTGGCACGGTGACAACCTCGCTGCAGTTCGCAGACAGTTCTTGCTCATCAGTCATGAGCACGAAGGCGTCTCCTGCGCCAACACCTGGCGGGCTCTTGAACCCCGCGCATTTGATTTTGTAAGCGTCAAATTGTTGCGGCACGGGACCGCGTGGGTAGCAGCCGTAGAAGAAGGTGAGCTTGCCGCTGGAGCTGCTGTTGTGCAGCCAGCTCTCGTTGAAGCTGACTTCATGGCGGACTGCAGGGCAGCTGC includes:
- the LOC136456421 gene encoding LEAF RUST 10 DISEASE-RESISTANCEUS RECEPTOR-LIKE PROTEIN KINASE-like 2.1 → MPLLPCLLLFLCVHAPASHAILPPPLPATYDGSICSQSFMCGGVNISYPFYLPNATRETADYGYSYSCGYTDLLISCQGEAPTETPVITLGGDNYAVQNIFYDTHTIILVDSDVLVGSSCPAVRHEVSFNESWLHNSSSSGKLTFFYGCYPRGPVPQQFDAYKIKCAGFKSPPGVGAGDAFVLMTDEQELSANCSEVVTVPVRSDVLMAASNNQSNFTSGGYGDVLKRGFELEWTRITEDGCHLCEESNGQCAYSQNRVFRGCLCHGGKAGNPYCKHIASRSKGKTTIIAGIVADMLFMCLVILIFFSACKYGWLPLKSKDEPRIESFLQKNGNLYPKRYTYADVKRMTKSFAVKLGQGGFGAVYRGNLQDGRQVAVKMLKDTKGDGEEFMNEVASISRTSHVNVVTLLGFCLQGSKRALIYEYMPNGSLERYAFNSNMNSENLLSWEKLFDIAIGTARGLEYLHRGCNTRIVHFDIKPHNILLDQDFCPKISDFGLAKLCLNKESAISIAGARGTIGYIAPEVYSKQFGIVTSKSDVYSYEMMVLEMVGARDKNTSENSESSSQYFPQWIYEHLDDYCISASEIDGETTELVRKMIVVGLWCIQVISTDRPTMTRVVEMLEGSTSNLELPPKVLLS